The Arachis hypogaea cultivar Tifrunner chromosome 14, arahy.Tifrunner.gnm2.J5K5, whole genome shotgun sequence genome has a segment encoding these proteins:
- the LOC112741028 gene encoding uncharacterized protein isoform X1: MAAGVELPEGRVGGGGGIAMEFPTGDEDSFSSPTRLPKRLRRRLLDTECKSPSTVEEIEAKLRDADLRRQKYYEKLSSKARAKPRSPSRCSSQDEDLGQRLEAKLQAAEQKRLSILTKAQMRLARLDELRQAAKTGVKIRYESERAKLGTKVESRVQQAEANRMRILKAHRQRRASLRERSSQSLMRRMARENKYKECVRAAIHQKRAAAETKRLGLLEAEKKKAHARVSQVRHVAKSVSHQREIERRKKKDELENRLQRARKQRAEFLRHRGRGYGRENWGRMPQQAEYLSKKLARCWRRFLRQKRTTFALATAYDSLGINEKSVKSMPFEQLALLIESSSTLQTVKTLLDRIESRLRVSTMVSPVNRFLSLDNIDHLLKRVATPKKRPTPRSSVRNREAKKIDSVKESNKSLTRLSRYPVRIVLCAYMILGHPDAVFSGMGEREIALAKSAQEFIRKFELLVKIILDGPIQSSDEETDTAVIKRCTFRSQLASFDKAWCSYLNCFVVWKVRDAQSLEEDLVRAACQLEASMIQTCKLTSDGDGVQLSHDMKAVRHQVTEDQKLLREKVQHLSGDAGVERMESALSQTRSRYFRVKDNGKQVRSGITQPISQSPTPLSTVASSSERNTSDVSNNRHSRVVRSLFKESDTSLGGASFSAPRTNSVSQMDSLSSAMSITENEIIVNEFLHESHRSFADGFDVSDHIQNNIEGKIKETMEKAFWDGIMESVKQEEPNYDRIVQLVGEVRDEICDIAPQSWKEDIFAAIDLEILSQVLTSGNLDIDYLGQILEFSLSNLRKLSSPANEEIMKATHQKLFSELREICRSRDEANNCVIALIKGLRFVLEQIQILKKEISKARIKLMEPLIKGPAGLDYLRNAFSNKYGSPSAANTSLPSTVRWLSSVWNCKDREWDEHVGFCSALGNNSYQISLPPTTLRTGGNIMLKTTGSQTASSPDVNATGNQQPECQGEPVDLVVKLGLLKLVSGISGLKQDDLPETLSLNLSRLRSVQAQIQKIIVISTSILICRQILLSEKAVSSSTDMENIVTKCAERLVDLVDSVEDADVKDLVEVICNLGTGEEDAGKLESRKVVAGRMLGKSLQAGDAVFERVFNAVYSALRGTVLGGSGPCGRKLAELALLKVGACVLTDKVVEAAGVLIVAANISVSVHGPWYKHLTDSM, encoded by the exons ATGGCTGCCGGAGTGGAGTTGCCGGAGGGGAGAGTCGGCGGCGGCGGAGGAATTGCGATGGAATTTCCGACCGGTGATGAAGATTCTTTCTCGTCGCCGACGAGGTTGCCGAAGAGGCTGAGGCGAAGGCTCCTCGACACGGAGTGCAAGTCTCCGAGCACGGTGGAGGAAATCGAAGCCAAGCTTCGCGACGCTGATCTCCGTAGACAG AAATACTATGAGAAGCTCTCAAGCAAGGCACGTGCAAAGCCAAGAAGCCCCTCACGGTGTTCATCTCAGGATGAAGATCTTGGTCAGCGACTGGAAGCAAAGCTGCAGGCTGCTGAACAGAAGAG GTTGAGCATTTTGACAAAGGCCCAAATGCGCCTAGCAAGGCTAGATGAATTACGCCAAGCAGcaaaaactggagttaaaatCCGCTATGAGAGTGAACGCGCTAAACTTGGGACAAAAGTTGAATCACGTGTTCAGCAGGCAGAGGCTAATAGGATGCGTATCCTCAAGGCTCACAGACAGAGAAGGGCGTCTCTTAGAGAAAGGTCTTCTCAGTCATTGATGAGAAGGATGGCTAGAGAGAACAAATATAAGGAGTGTGTGCGTGCAGCAATTCACCAAAAACGAGCTGCTGCTGAAACAAAACGACTTGGATTGTTGGAAGCTGAGAAGAAAAAAGCACATGCTCGAGTCTCTCAGGTTAGACATGTGGCAAAGTCTGTATCCCACCAGCGTGAGATtgagagaaggaaaaagaaggaTGAGTTGGAAAATCGATTACAAAGG GCAAGAAAACAAAGAGCTGAATTTCTCAGGCATAGGGGAAGGGGTTATGGACGAGAGAACTGGGGTAGAATGCCACAACAAGCAGAATATCTTTCCAAAAAACTAGCAAG GTGCTGGAGGAGGTTCCTAAGACAGAAGAGAACAACCTTTGCCCTGGCAACAGCTTATGACTCGTTGGGGATCAATGAGAAATCTGTCAAGTCAATGCCTTTTGAACAGCTTGCTCTTCTGATTGAATCATCTTCTACGCTTCAAACTGTCAAAACTTTACTTGATCGGATTGAAAGCCGCCTCAGAGTGTCCACAATGGTTTCTCCTGTGAATCGTTTTTTGAGCTTGGATAACATTGATCACCTTCTCAAGCGTGTTGCTACCCCTAAGAAAAGGCCTACACCCAGGAGTTCTGTGAGAAACAGGGAGGCAAAGAAAATAGATTCAGTCAAGGAGTCGAACAAGAGTTTAACTAGGTTATCAAGGTATCCAGTGAGAATTGTTCTTTGTGCTTACATGATATTGGGTCATCCAGATGCCGTCTTCAGTGGAATGGGAGAACGTGAGATTGCATTGGCCAAGTCTGCACAAGAGTTCATTCGGAAGTTTGAGCTGCTGGTTAAGATTATACTAGATGGACCCATACAGAGTTCTGATGAAGAGACTGACACAGCAGTTATAAAGCGCTGCACCTTCCGATCTCAGCTTGCCTCTTTTGATAAAGCATGGTGCTCGTACTTGAATTGTTTTGTCGTCTGGAAGGTTAGGGATGCTCAATCACTTGAGGAGGATTTGGTAAGAGCTGCATGCCAGCTTGAGGCTTCTATGATTCAAACTTGTAAGTTAACGTCAGATGGTGATGGTGTGCAACTTAGCCATGATATGAAAGCTGTTCGGCATCAG GTCACCGAAGATCAAAAGCTTTTGAGAGAAAAGGTGCAGCACCTGAGTGGAGATGCTGGGGTTGAACGTATGGAATCTGCATTGTCTCAAACACGATCTAGATACTTCAGAGTGAAAGACAACGGAAAGCAAGTGAGGTCCGGAATAACTCAACCAATATCTCAAAGCCCAACACCTCTTTCTACTGTCGCTAGCTCAAGTGAAAGAAATACTTCAGATGTGAGTAATAACAGGCATAGCCGAGTAGTTCGCTCTCTTTTCAAGGAGAGTGACACATCCCTTGGAGGGGCAAGCTTCTCAGCACCTAGAACCAATTCAGTCAGTCAGATGGACTCTCTGTCATCTGCAATGTCAATAACAGAGAATGAAATTATTGTAAATGAATTTCTTCATGAGAGTCACCGTAGCTTTGCTGATGGCTTTGACGTCTCTGATCACATTCAGAATAACATTGAG GGGAAAATAAAAGAGACAATGGAGAAGGCCTTTTGGGATGGTATCATGGAGTCTGTTAAGCAGGAAGAGCCCAATTATGATCGGATTGTGCAGCTTGTGGGAGAGGTTAGGGATGAGATTTGTGACATTGCTCCACAAAGCTGGAAGGAAGATATTTTTGCAGCAATTGATTTAGAAATTCTTTCTCAG GTGCTTACATCAGGTAACCTGGATATTGATTACCTTGGACAAATCCTCGAGTTTTCGCTATCCAACTTACGAAAGCTCTCGTCCCCAGCCAATGAGGAGATAATGAAGGCTACACACCAGAAATTATTTTCTGAGTTGAGAGAAATATGTCGATCAAGGGATGAGGCAAACAATTGTGTTATAGCCTTGATCAAGGGTTTGCGATTTGTCCTTGAACAGATTCAG ATTCTTAAGAAAGAGATAAGCAAAGCACGTATAAAACTGATGGAGCCTTTGATTAAGGGGCCTGCTGGTCTGGACTACCTTAGAAATGCCTTCAGTAACAAATATGGATCTCCATCTGCAGCCAATACCTCTTTGCCATCAACAGTTAGATGGCTTTCATCTGTTTGGAATTGCAAAGATCGGGAGTGGGATGAACATGTGGGTTTCTGTTCAGCGTTGGGTAATAATTCTTACCAAATTAGTCTTCCTCCCACTACACTCAGAACTGGGGGAAATATTATGCTTAAAACAACTGGTAGTCAAACAGCATCCTCTCCTGATGTTAATGCTACAG GTAACCAGCAGCCTGAATGCCAAGGAGAACCAGTTGATCTAGTTGTGAAGCTTGGTTTGCTAAAATTAGTTAGCGGAATATCTGGTTTGAAACAAGATGATCTACCGGAGACCTTATCTCTTAACTTGTCGAGGCTGAGATCCGTTCAGGCTCAAATTCAGAAGATTATTGTGATATCTACAAG CATTCTTATATGTCGCCAGATTCTTCTGAGTGAAAAAGCAGTATCTAGCTCTACAGATATGGAGAACATTGTAACTAAATGTGCTGAAAGACTTGTTGACCTCGTCGACAGCGTTGAGGATGCTGATGTTAAAGATCTTGTAGAAGTGATATGCAACTTGGGCACAGGTGAGGAAGATGCTGGAAAACTTGAGTCAAGGAAGGTGGTTGCTGGGAGGATGCTAGGCAAGAGCCTCCAAGCTGGGGATGCTGTGTTTGAGAGGGTGTTCAATGCTGTCTATTCAGCACTGCGTGGTACTGTGCTTGGCGGAAGCGGACCATGCGGCAGAAAATTAGCAGAGCTGGCCCTCCTCAAGGTTGGGGCTTGTGTTCTGACTGACAAAGTAGTGGAAGCTGCCGGTGTTTTGATTGTGGCAGCCAACATATCAGTTAGTGTTCATGGACCTTGGTACAAGCATTTGACTGATAGCATGTGA
- the LOC112741028 gene encoding uncharacterized protein isoform X2 yields the protein MAAGVELPEGRVGGGGGIAMEFPTGDEDSFSSPTRLPKRLRRRLLDTECKSPSTVEEIEAKLRDADLRRQKYYEKLSSKARAKPRSPSRCSSQDEDLGQRLEAKLQAAEQKRLSILTKAQMRLARLDELRQAAKTGVKIRYESERAKLGTKVESRVQQAEANRMRILKAHRQRRASLRERSSQSLMRRMARENKYKECVRAAIHQKRAAAETKRLGLLEAEKKKAHARVSQARKQRAEFLRHRGRGYGRENWGRMPQQAEYLSKKLARCWRRFLRQKRTTFALATAYDSLGINEKSVKSMPFEQLALLIESSSTLQTVKTLLDRIESRLRVSTMVSPVNRFLSLDNIDHLLKRVATPKKRPTPRSSVRNREAKKIDSVKESNKSLTRLSRYPVRIVLCAYMILGHPDAVFSGMGEREIALAKSAQEFIRKFELLVKIILDGPIQSSDEETDTAVIKRCTFRSQLASFDKAWCSYLNCFVVWKVRDAQSLEEDLVRAACQLEASMIQTCKLTSDGDGVQLSHDMKAVRHQVTEDQKLLREKVQHLSGDAGVERMESALSQTRSRYFRVKDNGKQVRSGITQPISQSPTPLSTVASSSERNTSDVSNNRHSRVVRSLFKESDTSLGGASFSAPRTNSVSQMDSLSSAMSITENEIIVNEFLHESHRSFADGFDVSDHIQNNIEGKIKETMEKAFWDGIMESVKQEEPNYDRIVQLVGEVRDEICDIAPQSWKEDIFAAIDLEILSQVLTSGNLDIDYLGQILEFSLSNLRKLSSPANEEIMKATHQKLFSELREICRSRDEANNCVIALIKGLRFVLEQIQILKKEISKARIKLMEPLIKGPAGLDYLRNAFSNKYGSPSAANTSLPSTVRWLSSVWNCKDREWDEHVGFCSALGNNSYQISLPPTTLRTGGNIMLKTTGSQTASSPDVNATGNQQPECQGEPVDLVVKLGLLKLVSGISGLKQDDLPETLSLNLSRLRSVQAQIQKIIVISTSILICRQILLSEKAVSSSTDMENIVTKCAERLVDLVDSVEDADVKDLVEVICNLGTGEEDAGKLESRKVVAGRMLGKSLQAGDAVFERVFNAVYSALRGTVLGGSGPCGRKLAELALLKVGACVLTDKVVEAAGVLIVAANISVSVHGPWYKHLTDSM from the exons ATGGCTGCCGGAGTGGAGTTGCCGGAGGGGAGAGTCGGCGGCGGCGGAGGAATTGCGATGGAATTTCCGACCGGTGATGAAGATTCTTTCTCGTCGCCGACGAGGTTGCCGAAGAGGCTGAGGCGAAGGCTCCTCGACACGGAGTGCAAGTCTCCGAGCACGGTGGAGGAAATCGAAGCCAAGCTTCGCGACGCTGATCTCCGTAGACAG AAATACTATGAGAAGCTCTCAAGCAAGGCACGTGCAAAGCCAAGAAGCCCCTCACGGTGTTCATCTCAGGATGAAGATCTTGGTCAGCGACTGGAAGCAAAGCTGCAGGCTGCTGAACAGAAGAG GTTGAGCATTTTGACAAAGGCCCAAATGCGCCTAGCAAGGCTAGATGAATTACGCCAAGCAGcaaaaactggagttaaaatCCGCTATGAGAGTGAACGCGCTAAACTTGGGACAAAAGTTGAATCACGTGTTCAGCAGGCAGAGGCTAATAGGATGCGTATCCTCAAGGCTCACAGACAGAGAAGGGCGTCTCTTAGAGAAAGGTCTTCTCAGTCATTGATGAGAAGGATGGCTAGAGAGAACAAATATAAGGAGTGTGTGCGTGCAGCAATTCACCAAAAACGAGCTGCTGCTGAAACAAAACGACTTGGATTGTTGGAAGCTGAGAAGAAAAAAGCACATGCTCGAGTCTCTCAG GCAAGAAAACAAAGAGCTGAATTTCTCAGGCATAGGGGAAGGGGTTATGGACGAGAGAACTGGGGTAGAATGCCACAACAAGCAGAATATCTTTCCAAAAAACTAGCAAG GTGCTGGAGGAGGTTCCTAAGACAGAAGAGAACAACCTTTGCCCTGGCAACAGCTTATGACTCGTTGGGGATCAATGAGAAATCTGTCAAGTCAATGCCTTTTGAACAGCTTGCTCTTCTGATTGAATCATCTTCTACGCTTCAAACTGTCAAAACTTTACTTGATCGGATTGAAAGCCGCCTCAGAGTGTCCACAATGGTTTCTCCTGTGAATCGTTTTTTGAGCTTGGATAACATTGATCACCTTCTCAAGCGTGTTGCTACCCCTAAGAAAAGGCCTACACCCAGGAGTTCTGTGAGAAACAGGGAGGCAAAGAAAATAGATTCAGTCAAGGAGTCGAACAAGAGTTTAACTAGGTTATCAAGGTATCCAGTGAGAATTGTTCTTTGTGCTTACATGATATTGGGTCATCCAGATGCCGTCTTCAGTGGAATGGGAGAACGTGAGATTGCATTGGCCAAGTCTGCACAAGAGTTCATTCGGAAGTTTGAGCTGCTGGTTAAGATTATACTAGATGGACCCATACAGAGTTCTGATGAAGAGACTGACACAGCAGTTATAAAGCGCTGCACCTTCCGATCTCAGCTTGCCTCTTTTGATAAAGCATGGTGCTCGTACTTGAATTGTTTTGTCGTCTGGAAGGTTAGGGATGCTCAATCACTTGAGGAGGATTTGGTAAGAGCTGCATGCCAGCTTGAGGCTTCTATGATTCAAACTTGTAAGTTAACGTCAGATGGTGATGGTGTGCAACTTAGCCATGATATGAAAGCTGTTCGGCATCAG GTCACCGAAGATCAAAAGCTTTTGAGAGAAAAGGTGCAGCACCTGAGTGGAGATGCTGGGGTTGAACGTATGGAATCTGCATTGTCTCAAACACGATCTAGATACTTCAGAGTGAAAGACAACGGAAAGCAAGTGAGGTCCGGAATAACTCAACCAATATCTCAAAGCCCAACACCTCTTTCTACTGTCGCTAGCTCAAGTGAAAGAAATACTTCAGATGTGAGTAATAACAGGCATAGCCGAGTAGTTCGCTCTCTTTTCAAGGAGAGTGACACATCCCTTGGAGGGGCAAGCTTCTCAGCACCTAGAACCAATTCAGTCAGTCAGATGGACTCTCTGTCATCTGCAATGTCAATAACAGAGAATGAAATTATTGTAAATGAATTTCTTCATGAGAGTCACCGTAGCTTTGCTGATGGCTTTGACGTCTCTGATCACATTCAGAATAACATTGAG GGGAAAATAAAAGAGACAATGGAGAAGGCCTTTTGGGATGGTATCATGGAGTCTGTTAAGCAGGAAGAGCCCAATTATGATCGGATTGTGCAGCTTGTGGGAGAGGTTAGGGATGAGATTTGTGACATTGCTCCACAAAGCTGGAAGGAAGATATTTTTGCAGCAATTGATTTAGAAATTCTTTCTCAG GTGCTTACATCAGGTAACCTGGATATTGATTACCTTGGACAAATCCTCGAGTTTTCGCTATCCAACTTACGAAAGCTCTCGTCCCCAGCCAATGAGGAGATAATGAAGGCTACACACCAGAAATTATTTTCTGAGTTGAGAGAAATATGTCGATCAAGGGATGAGGCAAACAATTGTGTTATAGCCTTGATCAAGGGTTTGCGATTTGTCCTTGAACAGATTCAG ATTCTTAAGAAAGAGATAAGCAAAGCACGTATAAAACTGATGGAGCCTTTGATTAAGGGGCCTGCTGGTCTGGACTACCTTAGAAATGCCTTCAGTAACAAATATGGATCTCCATCTGCAGCCAATACCTCTTTGCCATCAACAGTTAGATGGCTTTCATCTGTTTGGAATTGCAAAGATCGGGAGTGGGATGAACATGTGGGTTTCTGTTCAGCGTTGGGTAATAATTCTTACCAAATTAGTCTTCCTCCCACTACACTCAGAACTGGGGGAAATATTATGCTTAAAACAACTGGTAGTCAAACAGCATCCTCTCCTGATGTTAATGCTACAG GTAACCAGCAGCCTGAATGCCAAGGAGAACCAGTTGATCTAGTTGTGAAGCTTGGTTTGCTAAAATTAGTTAGCGGAATATCTGGTTTGAAACAAGATGATCTACCGGAGACCTTATCTCTTAACTTGTCGAGGCTGAGATCCGTTCAGGCTCAAATTCAGAAGATTATTGTGATATCTACAAG CATTCTTATATGTCGCCAGATTCTTCTGAGTGAAAAAGCAGTATCTAGCTCTACAGATATGGAGAACATTGTAACTAAATGTGCTGAAAGACTTGTTGACCTCGTCGACAGCGTTGAGGATGCTGATGTTAAAGATCTTGTAGAAGTGATATGCAACTTGGGCACAGGTGAGGAAGATGCTGGAAAACTTGAGTCAAGGAAGGTGGTTGCTGGGAGGATGCTAGGCAAGAGCCTCCAAGCTGGGGATGCTGTGTTTGAGAGGGTGTTCAATGCTGTCTATTCAGCACTGCGTGGTACTGTGCTTGGCGGAAGCGGACCATGCGGCAGAAAATTAGCAGAGCTGGCCCTCCTCAAGGTTGGGGCTTGTGTTCTGACTGACAAAGTAGTGGAAGCTGCCGGTGTTTTGATTGTGGCAGCCAACATATCAGTTAGTGTTCATGGACCTTGGTACAAGCATTTGACTGATAGCATGTGA